GAGCTGCGGGCGGCCATAGAGTCGCACCGAGGGTGCGACCTCATCCTGATCGACACTGCAGGTCGCGGCCAGAGCGATGAGGAGCACATTGCAGAGCTGAAGCAGATTCTGGAGGCGGCCCAGGCCGTGGAGGTGCACCTGGTGCTGCCGGCCAATATGAAGGAGGCCGACTTGGTGGCCAATGCCCGGCGCTTCGGTGTCCTGCCGGTGCACAATCTAATCGTGACAAAGGTGGACGAAACCAGGACGCTGGGGTCGTTGCTCAATGTGCTGGGCAAGATCGGCAAGCCGATCTCCTACATCACCACGGGGCAGAGCATCCCCGAGGACATAGAGTTGGCCAATCCGCAGCGTTTGGCGCGCATGATGGTGAGGTGGTGAGCGATGCAACGGGATCAGCTGGCGACGGTACGCGAAATCGTCCGCCAATCCCCCGAGGTCGCCTGCAGGCTCATGGCGGTGGGCAGCGGCAAAGGGGGCGTGGGCAAAACAAACATAGCCATCAATCTCAGCCTGGCACTCGTGCAATTGGGGAAGAAGGTCTTGCTGGTCGATGCCGACCAGAGTCTGGCGAACATCGATCTCCTGTTGGGGGTCACGGTTTCCAACAGCTGGCGGGAAGTCATGCTGGGCGAGAAGACCATAGAGCAGGTGCTCTTTCAATACGACGGCGGACTGGTGGTTCTGCCCGGAAGTGCTGGGCTGAGTGCGCTCTACACGGGGCGACCGAGCCCGGCGCGGTGGCTGGTGGAACAGCTCGGGCCGCTGCGCCGGCGCTACGATTTTGTCATTCTCGATACCGCAGCAGGCCTCACCATGGAGATCGTCGAGGTGCTCGCCTGCACCGAC
This DNA window, taken from Calditrichota bacterium, encodes the following:
- a CDS encoding AAA family ATPase translates to MQRDQLATVREIVRQSPEVACRLMAVGSGKGGVGKTNIAINLSLALVQLGKKVLLVDADQSLANIDLLLGVTVSNSWREVMLGEKTIEQVLFQYDGGLVVLPGSAGLSALYTGRPSPARWLVEQLGPLRRRYDFVILDTAAGLTMEIVEVLACTDEVLVVTTPEPTAINDAYALVKVLHHAQPELPLRLLLNMVESRQEADEVWERFSLVVRHFLGREIVYAGHILADWSVPQAVKRQRPLLLEYPVAGASVCIREVARSLLHTQLSAAGGHTSCAI